In Candidatus Latescibacterota bacterium, a genomic segment contains:
- a CDS encoding Gfo/Idh/MocA family oxidoreductase, translated as MKENGSGLKAGVIGTGSLGTNHARIYAGIPDVDTVLVHDSLRERASSTAEKFKCEVCEDAGALLDDVDLVSICTPATDHYETVMRAFDMGVHVLVEKPIASDSIQGAGMVAAAKERGLVFQVGHIERFNGTFAAVESLVDKPLFIESHRLGTFTPRGIDVSVVVDLMIHDIDIVLTLLKGDNLTELRASGAGVLTSSPDIVNARLEFESGCVANLTASRISIEPLRKVRFFQENMYISADFRAKEIEAYSRAENISMETLAGDPTAFIRPVDTEIDKSEPLKNEIESFVNAVRTGTEPVVTGKQALEALKMAEKILSCIGQKEG; from the coding sequence ATGAAAGAGAATGGTAGCGGCCTGAAAGCAGGCGTCATCGGTACGGGCAGCCTTGGAACCAACCACGCCAGGATATATGCGGGTATTCCTGATGTGGATACTGTACTCGTTCACGACAGCCTGAGAGAGAGAGCCTCATCTACGGCAGAGAAGTTCAAGTGCGAAGTATGTGAAGATGCCGGGGCGCTTCTTGATGACGTGGATCTCGTCAGTATCTGTACGCCGGCGACGGACCATTACGAAACGGTAATGAGAGCGTTCGACATGGGTGTCCATGTCCTTGTCGAAAAGCCGATCGCATCTGATTCCATTCAGGGAGCAGGTATGGTCGCCGCCGCGAAAGAAAGAGGACTGGTCTTTCAGGTTGGTCATATCGAACGGTTCAACGGGACATTTGCCGCGGTGGAAAGTCTTGTCGACAAACCACTCTTCATAGAATCACATAGATTGGGGACATTCACCCCACGAGGTATAGACGTCTCTGTGGTTGTTGACCTGATGATCCATGATATTGATATTGTACTTACTTTACTCAAAGGCGACAATTTGACTGAGCTCAGAGCTTCAGGCGCTGGCGTTCTGACCTCATCTCCCGATATAGTGAATGCACGGCTCGAATTCGAAAGCGGTTGTGTGGCGAACCTCACAGCAAGCAGGATATCGATAGAGCCACTGAGAAAAGTCAGGTTCTTCCAGGAAAACATGTATATCTCCGCTGATTTCAGAGCAAAAGAGATAGAGGCCTACAGTCGAGCTGAGAATATCTCGATGGAAACGCTGGCAGGTGACCCTACGGCATTTATCAGACCTGTTGATACAGAGATCGACAAAAGTGAACCGTTGAAAAACGAGATAGAATCTTTCGTCAATGCTGTCAGGACCGGGACTGAACCGGTAGTGACGGGCAAACAGGCGCTGGAAGCGCTGAAAATGGCTGAGAAGATCCTCTCATGCATCGGGCAAAAGGAGGGATAG